DNA from Bradyrhizobium japonicum USDA 6:
CCCCGTTCGACGCCAAAGAACGGCGAGTCGGACGGGCTCTGAGCGCTGCCGTCTGGATCCGGTGCCGCCTCGCAAGCCGGCTCAGTACCGCGGCCGATGCCATTGCCTCAGCAATTGAACCACCTTAAGACCCGCGCGATGCCCAATCCGATGGCATCAGGCGGTCGCGCTTGCGCGCGTGGGGCCAATCGCTTGCCGGGAAGGATGCGGCTCCGACACGCAAATTGACGCGCCCGGCGAGGCCGGCGGTTCGGGCGGACCCGGGGGGTGCTATCGACATTCCGGGTGCTGGCTGCTAGCCCGGTTTCGCGATACCTAGAGGGGAACTCTGATCGGCGAGGTCGCAAAGGCGTGATGGGGTGAAGGCCGGGTGGCTGGCATGGCGTTGAAAAAAAGACCGCCCGATCTGCTGGGTAACTCGGCGTGGAATGCGATGGCCTTCCTTGTGGCCGTGGTGCTGAACCTGGCGATCCTGCCTTTCGTGATCGCTCGTCTCGGTCTCGCTGCATTCGGTGTCGCGGGTCTTGTGACCGCATGCATTGCGCCTGGGCTCGTGTTCAGCAACGCGCTTGGACTGTCGACGGCTCGCGAGCTCGCGCAGCGGCTGGAGCCATCCGACCGCGAGGATGCGCGGCGCCTGTTCGCGACGGCGATCACGGTCGCGGCCGGAGCGGGCGGCCTTATCACCATTTTCTTTTGGGTTGCCGGAGCTCCACTGGCGCGTCTTGGCTTTCATCTGGCAGGTCCAGCGGCCGACGATCTTGGACTGGCCTTCACACTGGCTAGCGCCGGTTGGTTGTGCCAATGCCTATCCGCGGTCTTCGTGTCGTTATTCACCGCGCGGCAAGACTATCGCCGGATCGCATCGATCGGCATTGGCAGCACGGTGACCTCGACCCTTTCGATGCTGCTGTTCATTCCGGCCGCGCCATACGCCTCGACTTTCCTTGGCTGCCAGGCGCTCGGCTTCGCGGCCGGCCTGCTGATGGCGCTGGTCTGGTCCCGCGGCATAAGGCAATGGCTGGCACTGCCGGCGTTGCATCGCGAGGCGCTCGGCAAACTGGTTCGGATGGGCGGCTGGCAAGTTGCCGCACAAGGGGGGGCACTACTTGCGGGGCAGGCCGATCGATATCTGCTTGGCGCGCTCCTGCAACCTCAATTCGTCGGTTTCTATGGCGTGGCGCAGCGCCTCCAGGAGGCAACCTATATCGGCATCCTCAAGGTCGGTGAGATCCTGTTTCCGTTCTTCAGCACGCTGCAAAAGGAGAGCGAGGATCGCAAGGTCGACCTGCTGTTCCGATCGTCGTGGATATTGAACGTCCTTGCCGCAAGCGCCCTGGGTGCATTGATCCCCGTGGCCGGTCCACTGCTGCATGTCTGGACCGGTGCCGAGGTCGCGGCTGAGGCTGCGCGGGTGCTCGTCGTCATGTCGATTGCCGGCATCCTCGGATCGAGCGCGAACGTGTTCGGCTTCTATCTGCTGGCGCAGGGACGGTCGCGCTCCAATGCGCTCATCGCGTTGATCACGGGCGTCGTCACCGTCGTCACCAGCGCGATCGTCTTGCCAAGCTTCGGATGGCAGGCTGCAGGCTGGAGCGCCTGCGCCGGCATGATCGCGCAGATGGCGACCATCGTCATGCTGTTGCGCCGTAGTTTTGACCTCCCCGGCATTTGGCCGCGCGTCATCCATTGTGTGTTGATGCCGCTCGGCATCGGGATCGCGACGGCCCTGGCGCTGCGCTACGGTCTCGACCGCGCACCATTCCAGCTTGCCCCGTCCTGGTGGTCCGTGGGAGTCGCCGCGTCGCTAACGGCTGCGATCATCTTCGTCGTCGAAGTTGCCGCGTCGCAGCTGGGACCCTATCGAAGCGCCTGCTGGCAAGACTTGCGGGCAATTCTCAGTCGCTTCGTACCCCTGAAGGCCATCTAGGACATGTGCGGAATCGCCGGAATCGTCAATTTGCGCGGCAATGCGGTCGAGCCGTCCGACATCTCGCGACTGACCCGCCTGATCGCGCATCGTGGTCCGTTTGGCGAAGGAATCTGGTTCAGCCCGGACCGGACTCTCGCATTCGGCCACCGTCGCCTTGCGATCATCGATCCCGGCGAGGGCGGCTATCAGCCGATGCTGTCTGCAGACGGCCGTTACGTCATTGTTTTCAACGGCGAGATCTACAATTTTCTCGAGCTGCGCCGCGAGCTCGAGGCGCAGGGCGCGGTGTTCCGTAGCGAATCCGATACCGAAGTGATCCTGGCCGCCTGGGAAGCCTGGCGGGAAGACATGCTGCCGCGCTTCAACGGCATGTGGGCCCTGGCGATCTTCGATACGAGCACGCGCGAATTGTTCCTCGCGCGCGATCGCTTCGGCATCAAGCCGCTGCTTTATGCCATGTCGCCGGAGCGATTTGTCTTCGCCTCCGAGCAGCGGGCGCTGGTGCGGAGCGGACTGATCGATCCCTCGGTCGATCTGGAGGTGGCGCGCCGGCTGTTGCTCGACGCTTTCGGGATCGAGGGAAGCGAGCGGACCTTGTTTCGGCAGGTTCGCCGTCTGCAGGCCGGCCATTGCATGTGGCTGCGCCAGGGCAAGGTCAGCGTCCGGCGCTGGTGGCGGACCGTCGATCATTTGCCGTCGGTGCCGACTACGGAATCCGAGCGCGTGGCCGGCTTCCGCGAGCTGTTCCAGGATGCCGTGGCCCTGCGGATGCGCAGCGATGTGCCGATCGGGACGTGCTTGTCCGGAGGCTTCGATTCATCGGCGGTGATCTGCACCATGGCGTCGCACGAGCAGGCCGGGATGGGGCCGCGCGACAGCACCGCGTGGCGCCACGCCTTCGTCGCGACGTTCCCGGGTGCATTGAATGACGAGCGGCCGATGGCCGAGGAGGCTGCAGCCTGGGCCAAGGTCGAGCCCACGTTTCTTGAAATCGGGCAGGCCGATGCGCTGACGGATCTCGACCGGATTCTTGACGATCTCGACGACGTCTATATCAGCCTGCCCAGCGCGGTATGGCTGATCTATCGGCAATTGAGGCAAAACGACGTGACGGTGTCGCTCGACGGCCACGGAGCGGACGAGTTGATGGGCGCCTATTT
Protein-coding regions in this window:
- a CDS encoding lipopolysaccharide biosynthesis protein; the encoded protein is MAFLVAVVLNLAILPFVIARLGLAAFGVAGLVTACIAPGLVFSNALGLSTARELAQRLEPSDREDARRLFATAITVAAGAGGLITIFFWVAGAPLARLGFHLAGPAADDLGLAFTLASAGWLCQCLSAVFVSLFTARQDYRRIASIGIGSTVTSTLSMLLFIPAAPYASTFLGCQALGFAAGLLMALVWSRGIRQWLALPALHREALGKLVRMGGWQVAAQGGALLAGQADRYLLGALLQPQFVGFYGVAQRLQEATYIGILKVGEILFPFFSTLQKESEDRKVDLLFRSSWILNVLAASALGALIPVAGPLLHVWTGAEVAAEAARVLVVMSIAGILGSSANVFGFYLLAQGRSRSNALIALITGVVTVVTSAIVLPSFGWQAAGWSACAGMIAQMATIVMLLRRSFDLPGIWPRVIHCVLMPLGIGIATALALRYGLDRAPFQLAPSWWSVGVAASLTAAIIFVVEVAASQLGPYRSACWQDLRAILSRFVPLKAI
- the asnB gene encoding asparagine synthase (glutamine-hydrolyzing), whose protein sequence is MCGIAGIVNLRGNAVEPSDISRLTRLIAHRGPFGEGIWFSPDRTLAFGHRRLAIIDPGEGGYQPMLSADGRYVIVFNGEIYNFLELRRELEAQGAVFRSESDTEVILAAWEAWREDMLPRFNGMWALAIFDTSTRELFLARDRFGIKPLLYAMSPERFVFASEQRALVRSGLIDPSVDLEVARRLLLDAFGIEGSERTLFRQVRRLQAGHCMWLRQGKVSVRRWWRTVDHLPSVPTTESERVAGFRELFQDAVALRMRSDVPIGTCLSGGFDSSAVICTMASHEQAGMGPRDSTAWRHAFVATFPGALNDERPMAEEAAAWAKVEPTFLEIGQADALTDLDRILDDLDDVYISLPSAVWLIYRQLRQNDVTVSLDGHGADELMGAYLQEGQTFAFRIRNAAEDLASRSPLARRGVDFLRMLALKRQGVYFLRGGLRDLPASLPLVAEDDVLPREWGGLNRRLYRMFHSTVLPTILRNFDRLSMAHGIEVRMPFMDWRLVTYTMALPESSKSADGYTKAVARRAMANLMPESIRTARRKVGFNSPMPEWLNGALAGWTADLLAREVPAFAELVDETALRRAVSRLTASKTWDWEAVGRIWPYLNMKWMLARYA